In Triticum urartu cultivar G1812 chromosome 6, Tu2.1, whole genome shotgun sequence, the following proteins share a genomic window:
- the LOC125514590 gene encoding putative F-box protein At3g16210, with amino-acid sequence MSSLRRRRPSPAAVPPLEDDNLLSEILLRLPPQPSTLPRASLVCKRWRGLVSDPGFCRRFRRRHRRNPPLLGFFQVDDGLFFVPSLKAPDRISPERFSLQHEDLVDRFFSLGCRHGLALIYLRKRLQLLVWDPVTGDQHHIAVPPGLDTDTSPISGAVFRSAGDVQHFHLALVGSSEGQITQAVARVYSSETGVWGDLITTPLQFEDAAHFRIAVSTIKPAVLVGGSLYWLLDGSSGGILEFDMDRQRLAVIPMPVNGLRFVHFSMIRADGGGFGLLVLSGFSAQFWKRRTNCDGVASWVLGRTIEIDKLLQCEPELNGSQLILGFAEDNNVVLFWTIDGLVMLQLESLQSEKVLGTKIMAHYHSFESVYTTERGIGGPEAVLLHNT; translated from the exons ATGAGCAGcctccgccgtcgccgccctTCGCCGGCGGCGGTGCCGCCGCTGGAGGACGACAACCTCCTCTCCGAGATCCTCCTCCGCCTCCCCCCACAGCCGTCCACCCTCCCCCGCGCATCCCTCGTCTGCAAGCGCTGGCGCGGCCTCGTCTCCGATCCAGGCTTCTGCCGCCgcttccgccgccgccaccgccgcaaCCCTCCCCTCCTCGGTTTCTTCCAAGTAGACGACGGGCTCTTCTTCGTGCCTTCCCTCAAGGCCCCGGATCGTATCTCGCCCGAGCGCTTCTCCTTGCAGCACGAAGATTTGGTCGACCGCTTCTTCTCCCTTGGATGCCGCCATGGCCTGGCGCTCATCTACCTTCGGAAGCGTCTCCAGCTCCTTGTGTGGGACCCGGTCACCGGCGACCAGCACCACATTGCCGTTCCCCCGGGGTTGGACACGGATACATCCCCAATCAGCGGCGCGGTGTTTCGCTCTGCCGGAGACGTCCAACACTTCCATCTGGCTTTGGTAGGGAGCAGTGAGGGACAAATTACGCAAGCAGTCGCCCGTGTTTACTCGTCGGAAACCGGTGTATGGGGCGACCTTATCACAACACCGCTTCAATTCGAGGATGCTGCCCATTTTCGCATCGCGGTTTCTACGATCAAGCCTGCTGTGCTGGTTGGGGGTTCTCTTTACTGGTTGCTTGATGGGAGCTCGGGCGGGATCCTTGAATTTGATATGGATCGGCAAAGACTAGCTGTGATACCTATGCCAGTAAATGGCCTCAGATTTGTCCACTTCTCGATGATACGGGCAGATGGCGGTGGATTTGGTCTCCTCGTTTTATCAGGCTTCAGTGCCCAATTCTGGAAGAGAAGGACCAATTGCGATGGTGTTGCTTCATGGGTGTTGGGAAGAACCATTGAAATTGACAAGCTACTTCAATGCGAACCAGAGTTGAATGGGAGCCAATTAATACTAGGTTTTGCTGAGGACAATAATGTGGTTCTTTTCTGGACAATTGATGGCCTTGTCATGTTACAGCTTGAGTCACTACAGTCTGAGAAAGTCTTGGGAACCAAAATCATGGCTCACTATCACTCATTCGAAAGTGTTTATACTACAG AAAGAGGAATTGGTGGTCCTGAAGCTGTTCTTTTGCACAACACCTGA
- the LOC125514591 gene encoding protein H2A.5-like, producing MAGRKGGDRKKAVTRSVKAGLQFPVGRIGRYLKKGRYAQRVGSGAPVYLAAVLEYLAAEVLELAGNAAKDNKKTRIIPRHLLLAVRNDQELGRLLAGVTIAHGGVIPNINSVLLPKKSPAAAEKEATKSPKKKTAAKSPKKKTAATKE from the exons ATGGCCGGAAGGAAGGGCGGCGATAGGAAGAAGGCGGTGACCCGCTCCGTGAAGGCCGGGCTCCAGTTCCCCGTGGGCCGCATCGGGCGCTACCTCAAGAAGGGCCGCTACGCGCAGCGCGTCGGCTCCGGCGCCCCCGTCTACCTCGCCGCCGTCCTCGAGTACCTCGCCGCCGAG GTCCTGGAGCTGGCCGGCAACGCGGCCAAGGACAACAAGAAGACCCGCATCATCCCGCGCCACCTGCTGCTGGCCGTCCGCAACGACCAGGAGCTCGGCAGGCTGCTCGCCGGCGTCACCATCGCCCACGGCGGCGTCATCCCCAACATCAACTCCGTGCTGCTCCCCAAGAagtcccccgccgccgccgagaaGGAGGCCACCAAGTCGCCCAAGAAGAAGACCGCCGCCAAGTCCCCCAAGAAGAAGACCGCAGCCACCAAGGAGTAG